From one Triticum urartu cultivar G1812 chromosome 3, Tu2.1, whole genome shotgun sequence genomic stretch:
- the LOC125543005 gene encoding BTB/POZ domain-containing protein POB1-like has product MADNGQIDCFSTMASTPILTVKTLHINSAILAARSRFFLKLFSNGMNESDQTHPRIRIADSEEKAFMELLSFMYSGKLTTIEPTLLLDILMAADKFEVLSCMRYCSQLLRSLPMTTESALLYLDHPCSLSMAAEVQSVVGAAREFLAEKYKILDKFEEVMNISLSGIEAIFSSTDIQVASEDAVYNFLLEWARARYLEPEERREILSSRLLPLVHFSHMTCAALQEILACTDDDIDREQVTKHINEVLLHKAYPTQMEGALAADVSTLDWQSVERTYGSKHVKAVAFDRPYPQVIVYMDLTRAECSGFFPSGVILSDWFNLAGQKFYLMANWVLDEETGLYSFGLWLGIYGNSISGSSCFDIEFAARTRSSGKFLSKYGGRHTFSGSLLEGCDDLFGVPWSTFIADDSLFIDVVLHLRVDLTAVEQPELQT; this is encoded by the exons ATGG CTGATAATGGACAGATAGACTGTTTCTCAACCATGGCAAGTACACCAATTTTAACAGTAAAGACCCTTCATATCAATTCAGCGATTCTTGCTGCAAGAAGTCGTTTCTTTCTAAAG CTTTTCTCAAATGGCATGAATGAATCTGATCAGACGCATCCAAGAATCAGGATTGCTGATTCAG AGGAAAAAGCCTTTATGGAGCTTTTAAGCTTCATGTACAGTGGAAAGTTGACAACAATTGAGCCCACTCTTCTGCTCGACATCTTAATGGCTGCCGACAAATTTGAGGTTCTTTCTTGCATGAGGTACTGCAGTCAGCTGCTCAGAAGCCTGCCTATGACCACAGAATCTGCACTGCTATACCTAGACCATCCATGCTCCCTTTCAATGGCTGCTGAAGTTCAGAGTGTGGTAGGTGCAGCCAGGGAATTCCTTGCTGAGAAATACAAGATTTTAGACAA GTTTGAAGAAGTGATGAACATCTCTCTTTCTGGAATCGAGGCGATCTTTTCGAGCACTGACATACAAGTAGCATCTGAAGATGCGGTATATAACTTCTTGCTCGAGTGGGCCCGTGCGCGATACCTGGAACCGGAGGAAAGACGCGAGATCTTGAGCAGCCGTTTGCTTCCGCTGGTACACTTCAGTCATATGACATGTGCCGCACTTCAGGAGATCCTAGCATGCACTGATGATGATATAGACCGTGAGCAAGTAACCAAGCACATCAATGAGGTCCTCCTCCACAAAGCTTACCCAACCCAGATGGAAGGTGCTCTTGCAGCAGATGTATCAACTCTCGATTGGCAATCTGTTGAGCGAACTTACGGGTCCAAACATGTGAAAGCGGTTGCGTTTGATCGACCTTACCCACAGGTTATAGTTTACATGGATCTAACGCGTGCCGAATGCTCCGGATTCTTCCCATCAGGAGTTATATTGTCGGACTGGTTCAATCTCGCAGGTCAGAAATTCTATCTCATGGCAAACTGGGTACTGGATGAGGAGACAGGGTTGTACAGCTTTGGCCTCTGGTTAGGGATATATGGAAATTCTATCTCAGGCTCGTCGTGTTTCGATATTGAGTTTGCTGCAAGGACAAGATCGTCAGGAAAATTCTTGAGCAAGTACGGCGGTAGGCACACATTCAGCGGGTCTTTGCTGGAGGGATGCGATGATCTTTTTGGAGTTCCATGGTCGACGTTCATTGCGGACGACAGCCTCTTCATTGACGTTGTGCTGCATCTGAGAGTTGATCTGACTGCGGTGGAGCAGCCTGAATTACAGACCTGA